A segment of the Streptomyces sp. NBC_01235 genome:
CCGGTTCCCCGTACGTCGGTCCCCGACCGGCCGAACCCCTCTCCCGCGCATCCGATCGCACACGCCACCGTGTAGGCCGGCCGAGCGTCCGGCCCACGCACAGCAGAGGTGGCCGACATGGAAGGCCTGGAACTGATCGTTGCTCGATGTCTTCCCGGGAGGACCCCGCGCACTCCTAGGAGGACGACGGAAGGTCCCATGCGGCTCGGGGCCCTCGATCGGCACCTGGTGCGAGTCGGCAGGCTCGGCCATTCCCGGGTTGCGTCCAGGGAAGTGGTGTACGGGTTCGACCTGATCCGGGGGTTTGCTCCGGCATCGGGATGGTGCCCGCATAGATGAACGGCCACCGGCTGATCTTCGAAGTGTCGAAGCCTCGAAGGAGATCAGCACGATGACCGCACCTGACAGTCTGCCCCTGCACGCCCTCGCCGAGGACAACCTCGCCGCGGCGAGTCCCGATCTGCTGCGCGCGATGATCAAGACGTTCGCCGACGCCCTCATGTCCGCGGAGGCCGACGCCCTCTGCAATGCCGAATACGGGCAGGTCAGCGACGAACGCGTCAACCACCGCAACGGCTACCGCCCACGCGAGTGGGACACGAGGGCCGGCACCGTCGAACTGGCCGTCCCCAAGCTGCGCCAGGGCAGTTACTTCCCGCACTGGCTCCTCGAACGGCGCCGCCGGGCCGAGCAGGCCCTGATCTCGGTGGTCGCCACCGCCTACCTGCTCGGCGTCTCCACCCGCCGAGTCGAGAAGCTCGCCGAGTCCCTCGGCGTCACCCAGCTGTCGAAGTCGCAGGTCAGCGCGATGGCCAAGCACCTGGACGAGCAGGTCGCCGCGTTCCGCAACCGGCCCCTCGACGCCGGACCCTACGCGTTCGTCTGGGTCGACGCACTGACCCAGAAGGTCCGCGAGGGCGGCCGCATCATCAACGTCCACGCGCTGATCGCGGTCGGAGTCAACGCCGACGGCCACCGCGAGATCCTCGGCATCGACGTCGCCACCGCCGAGGACGGCGCCGGCTGGCTCGCCTTCCTGCGCTCCCTGACCGCCCGTGGCCTGTCCGGCGTCCAGCTGGTCGTCTCCGACGCCCACACCGGCCTGGTGAACGCGATCGGCGCTGTCCTGCCCGGCGCCTCCTGGCAGCGATGCCGCACGCATTACGCCCGGAATCTGCTCAGCCAGGTGCCGAAGTCCGCCCAGCCCTGGGTGGCCACACTGCTGCGGACGGTCTTCGAACAGCCCGATGCCGACGCCGTCCAGGCCCAGATGCGACATGTGCTGGACGCGATGGAGGCCAAGTTCCCCAAGGCGGCAGCCCACTTGGACTCCGCCCAGCACGAACTGCTGGCGTTCACCGCGTTCCCCCGCGAGATCTGGCGGCAGATCTGGTCGAACAATCCGCAGGAGCGACTGAACAAGGAAATCCGCCGCCGCACCGACGTGGTCGGCATCTTCCCCGACCGCACCGCCCTCATCCGACTCGTCGGCGCGGTGCTGGCCGAGCAGAACGACGAGTGGACCGAAGCCCGC
Coding sequences within it:
- a CDS encoding IS256 family transposase; translated protein: MTAPDSLPLHALAEDNLAAASPDLLRAMIKTFADALMSAEADALCNAEYGQVSDERVNHRNGYRPREWDTRAGTVELAVPKLRQGSYFPHWLLERRRRAEQALISVVATAYLLGVSTRRVEKLAESLGVTQLSKSQVSAMAKHLDEQVAAFRNRPLDAGPYAFVWVDALTQKVREGGRIINVHALIAVGVNADGHREILGIDVATAEDGAGWLAFLRSLTARGLSGVQLVVSDAHTGLVNAIGAVLPGASWQRCRTHYARNLLSQVPKSAQPWVATLLRTVFEQPDADAVQAQMRHVLDAMEAKFPKAAAHLDSAQHELLAFTAFPREIWRQIWSNNPQERLNKEIRRRTDVVGIFPDRTALIRLVGAVLAEQNDEWTEARRYMGLDLLAKARLHPIESETDDTVLPTELTA